The following proteins come from a genomic window of Anas platyrhynchos isolate ZD024472 breed Pekin duck chromosome 20, IASCAAS_PekinDuck_T2T, whole genome shotgun sequence:
- the TTC19 gene encoding tetratricopeptide repeat protein 19, mitochondrial isoform X4 — translation MKGELGEAERFLHQALHLAHQADDKRAIVYTYSMMANVAFMQGQLDNAEKLYKAAMSFLLAGDTKEDDNAVLEMSLKLASIYAAQKQHKLALAGYEFCILTLEEKIAKQKDLPEDVLSAEEKANTRLLLGMSLDSYARYLLNINQLPMAQKMYEKALQISKEVQGETHPQTVVLMNDLATVLDAQGHYDEAYSYVKKAAELAKETQHPEEHMVLNNLAAILMHKKDFLQARQVYKEALKQAEQKGDVASVRHIQEELAELAKRRKGSA, via the exons ATGAAGGGCGAGCTGGGGGAGGCCGAGAGGTTTCTGCACCAAGCCCTGCACCTGGCGCACCAGGCGGACGACAAGAGGGCCATCGTCTACACCTACAGCATG ATGGCAAACGTGGCCTTCATGCAGGGGCAGCTGGACAAT gcagaaaagctCTACAAAGCAGCTATGAGCTTTTTGCTAGCAGGAGACACAAAGGAG GATGACAATGCAGTCCTTGAGATGTCCCTCAAGTTGGCCAGTATCTAtgctgctcagaaaca GCACAAGTTAGCCCTGGCTGGCTATGAGTTCTGCATCCTGACCTTAGAGGAGAAGATTGCCAAGCAAAAGGATTTGCCTGAAGATGTTTTGTCAG ctgaagaaaaagcCAACACCCGTCTCTTGCTGGGGATGAGCCTAGACTCCTATGCTCGTTATCTCCTAAACATTAACCAGCTCCCCATGGCCCAAAAGATGTACGAGAAGGCTCTGCAGATCTCAAAGGAAGTTCAGGGAGAAACTCATCCACAG ACTGTGGTCCTCATGAATGACTTGGCAACTGTGTTGGATGCTCAGGGGCACTATGATGAAGCATACTCCTATGTGAAAAAGGCAGCTGAACTGGCAAAGGAGACTCAACACCCTGAGGAGCACATGGTGCTGAACAACCTGGCAGCAATTCTGATGCACAAAA AAGACTTTCTGCAAGCAAGACAAGTATATAAAGAAGCTCTGAAGCAGGCAGAACAGAAGGGAGATGTTGCTTCTGTCCGGCACATCCAGGAAGAACTAGCTGAACTGGCCAAGAGGAGAAAGGGCTCCGCCTGA
- the TTC19 gene encoding tetratricopeptide repeat protein 19, mitochondrial isoform X2: MLAAGLRRALGVRRCPAGLPRARARPSGARQERGGGTGQGTGPGAARWRLGWARPGPALGFLGALSLFPRDAEEDGEAAIVLLLKRAKLSAMKGELGEAERFLHQALHLAHQADDKRAIVYTYSMMANVAFMQGQLDNAEKLYKAAMSFLLAGDTKEDDNAVLEMSLKLASIYAAQKQHKLALAGYEFCILTLEEKIAKQKDLPEDVLSAEEKANTRLLLGMSLDSYARYLLNINQLPMAQKMYEKALQISKEVQGETHPQTVVLMNDLATVLDAQGHYDEAYSYVKKAAELAKETQHPEEHMVLNNLAAILMHKNFLQARQVYKEALKQAEQKGDVASVRHIQEELAELAKRRKGSA; the protein is encoded by the exons atgctggcggcggggctgcggcgggCCCTGGGCGTGCGGCGCTGCCCCGCGGGGCTCCCCCGGGCACGGGCCCGGCCCTCGGGGGCCCGGCAGGAGCGGGGTGGAGGCACGGGACAGGGAACGGGGCCGGGAGCCGCCCGGTGGCGGTTGGGGTGGGCCCGGCCGGGCCCGGCTCTGGGCTTCCTTGGag CCCTCTCGCTCTTCCCCAGGGACGCCGAGGAGGACGGCGAGGCCGCCAtcgtgctgctgctgaagagagCCAAG CTCAGCGCGATGAAGGGCGAGCTGGGGGAGGCCGAGAGGTTTCTGCACCAAGCCCTGCACCTGGCGCACCAGGCGGACGACAAGAGGGCCATCGTCTACACCTACAGCATG ATGGCAAACGTGGCCTTCATGCAGGGGCAGCTGGACAAT gcagaaaagctCTACAAAGCAGCTATGAGCTTTTTGCTAGCAGGAGACACAAAGGAG GATGACAATGCAGTCCTTGAGATGTCCCTCAAGTTGGCCAGTATCTAtgctgctcagaaaca GCACAAGTTAGCCCTGGCTGGCTATGAGTTCTGCATCCTGACCTTAGAGGAGAAGATTGCCAAGCAAAAGGATTTGCCTGAAGATGTTTTGTCAG ctgaagaaaaagcCAACACCCGTCTCTTGCTGGGGATGAGCCTAGACTCCTATGCTCGTTATCTCCTAAACATTAACCAGCTCCCCATGGCCCAAAAGATGTACGAGAAGGCTCTGCAGATCTCAAAGGAAGTTCAGGGAGAAACTCATCCACAG ACTGTGGTCCTCATGAATGACTTGGCAACTGTGTTGGATGCTCAGGGGCACTATGATGAAGCATACTCCTATGTGAAAAAGGCAGCTGAACTGGCAAAGGAGACTCAACACCCTGAGGAGCACATGGTGCTGAACAACCTGGCAGCAATTCTGATGCACAAAA ACTTTCTGCAAGCAAGACAAGTATATAAAGAAGCTCTGAAGCAGGCAGAACAGAAGGGAGATGTTGCTTCTGTCCGGCACATCCAGGAAGAACTAGCTGAACTGGCCAAGAGGAGAAAGGGCTCCGCCTGA
- the TTC19 gene encoding tetratricopeptide repeat protein 19, mitochondrial isoform X1, which translates to MLAAGLRRALGVRRCPAGLPRARARPSGARQERGGGTGQGTGPGAARWRLGWARPGPALGFLGALSLFPRDAEEDGEAAIVLLLKRAKLSAMKGELGEAERFLHQALHLAHQADDKRAIVYTYSMMANVAFMQGQLDNAEKLYKAAMSFLLAGDTKEDDNAVLEMSLKLASIYAAQKQHKLALAGYEFCILTLEEKIAKQKDLPEDVLSAEEKANTRLLLGMSLDSYARYLLNINQLPMAQKMYEKALQISKEVQGETHPQTVVLMNDLATVLDAQGHYDEAYSYVKKAAELAKETQHPEEHMVLNNLAAILMHKKDFLQARQVYKEALKQAEQKGDVASVRHIQEELAELAKRRKGSA; encoded by the exons atgctggcggcggggctgcggcgggCCCTGGGCGTGCGGCGCTGCCCCGCGGGGCTCCCCCGGGCACGGGCCCGGCCCTCGGGGGCCCGGCAGGAGCGGGGTGGAGGCACGGGACAGGGAACGGGGCCGGGAGCCGCCCGGTGGCGGTTGGGGTGGGCCCGGCCGGGCCCGGCTCTGGGCTTCCTTGGag CCCTCTCGCTCTTCCCCAGGGACGCCGAGGAGGACGGCGAGGCCGCCAtcgtgctgctgctgaagagagCCAAG CTCAGCGCGATGAAGGGCGAGCTGGGGGAGGCCGAGAGGTTTCTGCACCAAGCCCTGCACCTGGCGCACCAGGCGGACGACAAGAGGGCCATCGTCTACACCTACAGCATG ATGGCAAACGTGGCCTTCATGCAGGGGCAGCTGGACAAT gcagaaaagctCTACAAAGCAGCTATGAGCTTTTTGCTAGCAGGAGACACAAAGGAG GATGACAATGCAGTCCTTGAGATGTCCCTCAAGTTGGCCAGTATCTAtgctgctcagaaaca GCACAAGTTAGCCCTGGCTGGCTATGAGTTCTGCATCCTGACCTTAGAGGAGAAGATTGCCAAGCAAAAGGATTTGCCTGAAGATGTTTTGTCAG ctgaagaaaaagcCAACACCCGTCTCTTGCTGGGGATGAGCCTAGACTCCTATGCTCGTTATCTCCTAAACATTAACCAGCTCCCCATGGCCCAAAAGATGTACGAGAAGGCTCTGCAGATCTCAAAGGAAGTTCAGGGAGAAACTCATCCACAG ACTGTGGTCCTCATGAATGACTTGGCAACTGTGTTGGATGCTCAGGGGCACTATGATGAAGCATACTCCTATGTGAAAAAGGCAGCTGAACTGGCAAAGGAGACTCAACACCCTGAGGAGCACATGGTGCTGAACAACCTGGCAGCAATTCTGATGCACAAAA AAGACTTTCTGCAAGCAAGACAAGTATATAAAGAAGCTCTGAAGCAGGCAGAACAGAAGGGAGATGTTGCTTCTGTCCGGCACATCCAGGAAGAACTAGCTGAACTGGCCAAGAGGAGAAAGGGCTCCGCCTGA
- the TTC19 gene encoding tetratricopeptide repeat protein 19, mitochondrial isoform X3, producing MLAAGLRRALGVRRCPAGLPRARARPSGARQERGGGTGQGTGPGAARWRLGWARPGPALGFLGALSLFPRDAEEDGEAAIVLLLKRAKLSAMKGELGEAERFLHQALHLAHQADDKRAIVYTYSMMANVAFMQGQLDNAEKLYKAAMSFLLAGDTKEDDNAVLEMSLKLASIYAAQKQHKLALAGYEFCILTLEEKIAKQKDLPEDVLSAEEKANTRLLLGMSLDSYARYLLNINQLPMAQKMYEKALQISKEVQGETHPQTVVLMNDLATVLDAQGHYDEAYSYVKKAAELAKETQHPEEHMVLNNLAAILMHKMLSFSKRYWLVHLKSPIPF from the exons atgctggcggcggggctgcggcgggCCCTGGGCGTGCGGCGCTGCCCCGCGGGGCTCCCCCGGGCACGGGCCCGGCCCTCGGGGGCCCGGCAGGAGCGGGGTGGAGGCACGGGACAGGGAACGGGGCCGGGAGCCGCCCGGTGGCGGTTGGGGTGGGCCCGGCCGGGCCCGGCTCTGGGCTTCCTTGGag CCCTCTCGCTCTTCCCCAGGGACGCCGAGGAGGACGGCGAGGCCGCCAtcgtgctgctgctgaagagagCCAAG CTCAGCGCGATGAAGGGCGAGCTGGGGGAGGCCGAGAGGTTTCTGCACCAAGCCCTGCACCTGGCGCACCAGGCGGACGACAAGAGGGCCATCGTCTACACCTACAGCATG ATGGCAAACGTGGCCTTCATGCAGGGGCAGCTGGACAAT gcagaaaagctCTACAAAGCAGCTATGAGCTTTTTGCTAGCAGGAGACACAAAGGAG GATGACAATGCAGTCCTTGAGATGTCCCTCAAGTTGGCCAGTATCTAtgctgctcagaaaca GCACAAGTTAGCCCTGGCTGGCTATGAGTTCTGCATCCTGACCTTAGAGGAGAAGATTGCCAAGCAAAAGGATTTGCCTGAAGATGTTTTGTCAG ctgaagaaaaagcCAACACCCGTCTCTTGCTGGGGATGAGCCTAGACTCCTATGCTCGTTATCTCCTAAACATTAACCAGCTCCCCATGGCCCAAAAGATGTACGAGAAGGCTCTGCAGATCTCAAAGGAAGTTCAGGGAGAAACTCATCCACAG ACTGTGGTCCTCATGAATGACTTGGCAACTGTGTTGGATGCTCAGGGGCACTATGATGAAGCATACTCCTATGTGAAAAAGGCAGCTGAACTGGCAAAGGAGACTCAACACCCTGAGGAGCACATGGTGCTGAACAACCTGGCAGCAATTCTGATGCACAAAA
- the ZSWIM7 gene encoding zinc finger SWIM domain-containing protein 7 isoform X4, giving the protein MGSTLPAVAEELLKELRRVFQETAHVPDDLLLGLKFIFGPAAVPALDLVDHRSVTRVVSPSGRTAYQVLGTSGKLYTCYSSCHFCTCPAFGFTVLQKSESLLPGPGSLSGANGL; this is encoded by the exons ATGGGCAGCACCCTGCCGGCTGTGGCGgaggagctgctgaaggagcTCAGGAGGGTGTTTCAGGAGACGGCGCACG TCCCTGATGACCTGCTGCTGGG GCTGAAGTTCATATTTGGCCCAGCTGCTGTCCCAGCCTTGGATTTGGTGGATCACCGTTCTGTCACGCGAGTCGTGTCCCCCAGCGGAAGGACAGCATACCAG GTCCTTGGGACCTCGGGTAAACTCTACACCTGCTACAGCTCCTGCCACTTCTGTACCTGTCCTGCTTTTGGTTTTACTGTACTGCAGAAGAGCGAGAGCCTGCTG CCAGGCCCTGGGAGCCTGTCAGGAGCTAACGGTCTCTGA
- the ZSWIM7 gene encoding zinc finger SWIM domain-containing protein 7 isoform X5, which translates to MGSTLPAVAEELLKELRRVFQETAHVPDDLLLGLKFIFGPAAVPALDLVDHRSVTRVVSPSGRTAYQVLGTSGKLYTCYSSCHFCTCPAFGFTVLQKSESLLQPEVSKGADT; encoded by the exons ATGGGCAGCACCCTGCCGGCTGTGGCGgaggagctgctgaaggagcTCAGGAGGGTGTTTCAGGAGACGGCGCACG TCCCTGATGACCTGCTGCTGGG GCTGAAGTTCATATTTGGCCCAGCTGCTGTCCCAGCCTTGGATTTGGTGGATCACCGTTCTGTCACGCGAGTCGTGTCCCCCAGCGGAAGGACAGCATACCAG GTCCTTGGGACCTCGGGTAAACTCTACACCTGCTACAGCTCCTGCCACTTCTGTACCTGTCCTGCTTTTGGTTTTACTGTACTGCAGAAGAGCGAGAGCCTGCTG CAGCCTGAAGTTTCCAAGGGAGCAGATACGTGA
- the ZSWIM7 gene encoding zinc finger SWIM domain-containing protein 7 isoform X3 codes for MGSTLPAVAEELLKELRRVFQETAHVPDDLLLGLKFIFGPAAVPALDLVDHRSVTRVVSPSGRTAYQVLGTSGKLYTCYSSCHFCTCPAFGFTVLQKSESLLCKHILAVYLSQALGACQELTVSEEQLTNILLAEEEDEG; via the exons ATGGGCAGCACCCTGCCGGCTGTGGCGgaggagctgctgaaggagcTCAGGAGGGTGTTTCAGGAGACGGCGCACG TCCCTGATGACCTGCTGCTGGG GCTGAAGTTCATATTTGGCCCAGCTGCTGTCCCAGCCTTGGATTTGGTGGATCACCGTTCTGTCACGCGAGTCGTGTCCCCCAGCGGAAGGACAGCATACCAG GTCCTTGGGACCTCGGGTAAACTCTACACCTGCTACAGCTCCTGCCACTTCTGTACCTGTCCTGCTTTTGGTTTTACTGTACTGCAGAAGAGCGAGAGCCTGCTG TGCAAACATATCCTTGCTGTCTACCTCAGCCAGGCCCTGGGAGCCTGTCAGGAGCTAACGGTCTCTGAGGAGCAGCTCACAAACATCTTACTGGCTGAGGAAGAGGACGAAGGATGA